The region TTATCGCCATTCATTATGCCAAGCTTAGTCCAACAGGTTCGCGAGGCCGGCGTTATCGGCGCCGGCGGTGCGGGTTTTCCCGCCTACAAAAAGATCGATGCGCGCGTCGACACCGTGATCGCCAACGGCGCGGAATGCGAGCCGTTGCTCTTTAAAGACAAAGTGCTGATGGAAAACTACGCCGCGGAGATGATTGACGGCCTGCAACTCGTCATGCAACACACCGGCGCGCGCAAGGGCATCATTGCGATCAAACACAAAAATCGCAAAGCCATTGCCGCCGTCTCAACCCATTTGCGCGAAAACATCTCACTTTTTGAAATGGAGGATGTTTATCCCGCCGGTGATGAGTATGAAGTGGTTTATCACAGCACCGGCCGTCGCATTCCAGGCGGCGGCCTGCCGCTGCACATAGGCGTGGTGGTACAGAATGTCGAAACCTTGTATCACATTCATCGCGCGGCGCAGGGCCAGCCGGTGACGCATTCTTTGATGACGATCCATGGCCATGTCAAACAACCGCTCACCGCGTGGTTTCCGGTGGGTATGAGTTATGGCGAAGCGTTGCAGGTGGCAGGTGGAGCAACCATTGATGATTTCGTTTTGCTCGATGGCGGTCCGATGATGGGCAAGGTGGTGACGGATTTGGACACGCCGGTTACGCGCGTGACCAGCGGCATAATCGTGTTGGGCCGCAATACGCATCTGGCCGGGCGCAAAATGCAATCCGAGCAAGCGTTCAAGCGCATTGGCAAATCCGCGTGTGATCAATGCAGCTTGTGCACCGAAATGTGCCCGCGTTATCTGCTCGGCTATCCGATTCAGCCGCATTTGGTGATGCGTTCGCTGCTCACCACCGGCCCGATGAGTGATTCGCTGACGCATTGGGCGCAAGCGTGTTGTGAATGCAATATCTGCACGCTCTGGGCCTGTCCGGAGGAATTGGACCCGCGCAATGTTTGCGTGGTAACGAAAAGAGATTTGAAGCAGCAGGGCAAATGGCTTTCTCCGGAACAGTTGGAGAAACTCGCGAAAGACGTGCATCCACTAAAACCTTATCGTTCGGTGCCGACCGAGCGACTGATGCGCCGGTTGGGTTTGTATCAATTCAAAGCGGAAGCCCCGCTTTACACCGGCAAAATCGCGCCGGAGAATGTCACGATATCACTGCG is a window of Cytophagia bacterium CHB2 DNA encoding:
- a CDS encoding NADH dehydrogenase subunit gives rise to the protein MPSLVQQVREAGVIGAGGAGFPAYKKIDARVDTVIANGAECEPLLFKDKVLMENYAAEMIDGLQLVMQHTGARKGIIAIKHKNRKAIAAVSTHLRENISLFEMEDVYPAGDEYEVVYHSTGRRIPGGGLPLHIGVVVQNVETLYHIHRAAQGQPVTHSLMTIHGHVKQPLTAWFPVGMSYGEALQVAGGATIDDFVLLDGGPMMGKVVTDLDTPVTRVTSGIIVLGRNTHLAGRKMQSEQAFKRIGKSACDQCSLCTEMCPRYLLGYPIQPHLVMRSLLTTGPMSDSLTHWAQACCECNICTLWACPEELDPRNVCVVTKRDLKQQGKWLSPEQLEKLAKDVHPLKPYRSVPTERLMRRLGLYQFKAEAPLYTGKIAPENVTISLRPSVGVPPSPVVRVGERVRAGDLLARASESALSVPAHASIAGQITDVGQNIVITRA